The following proteins come from a genomic window of Campylobacteraceae bacterium:
- a CDS encoding ABC transporter permease subunit (The N-terminal region of this protein, as described by TIGR01726, is a three transmembrane segment that identifies a subfamily of ABC transporter permease subunits, which specificities that include histidine, arginine, glutamine, glutamate, L-cystine (sic), the opines (in Agrobacterium) octopine and nopaline, etc.) codes for MFTNLFINIEARGIKTGFDFLNERAGFEISESPIPFDSNSTFFDSFLVGISNTLYVSIVGIIFSTIIGVIIGIARLSKIFLVSKFAWAYVEIFRNIPLLLQILFWYNVVLASLPSPKKSIELGGDMILNNRGFSVPRPIMEDGFSLVIFAFFAAIVMVIYLTRRVKKKFEETGKDTFLLPWNILILVSVPFLVYLLAGSPLSFDTPVLQGFNYEGGMTYSPEFLALAFSLSIYTATFTAEAVRSGIEAVDNGQKEAAIDLGLSKYEALKYVILPQAIRIALPPIISQFLNVVKNSSLATAIGYPELVTIFSGTALNQTGQAIEIIMMTMSVYLVISLIISLVLNYVNKKMEIKGR; via the coding sequence ATGTTCACCAATTTATTTATTAATATTGAAGCAAGAGGTATCAAAACAGGATTTGATTTTTTAAATGAGAGAGCAGGTTTTGAAATTTCAGAATCTCCCATTCCTTTTGATTCTAACTCCACCTTTTTTGATTCTTTTTTAGTGGGTATTTCTAATACTCTTTATGTTTCAATAGTTGGGATTATATTTTCTACAATCATAGGCGTAATAATAGGTATTGCACGATTATCAAAAATCTTTTTGGTCTCTAAATTTGCTTGGGCATATGTAGAGATTTTTAGAAATATACCCTTATTATTACAAATATTATTTTGGTACAATGTTGTTTTAGCCTCCCTTCCTAGTCCAAAAAAGAGTATTGAACTTGGGGGAGACATGATATTAAACAATCGTGGCTTTAGTGTACCAAGACCCATAATGGAAGATGGTTTTTCTTTGGTTATTTTCGCTTTTTTTGCTGCTATTGTTATGGTTATTTATTTAACAAGAAGAGTAAAGAAAAAATTTGAAGAAACAGGTAAAGATACTTTTCTTTTACCTTGGAATATCCTTATTCTAGTATCTGTTCCTTTTCTTGTGTATTTATTAGCAGGAAGTCCCTTGAGTTTTGATACTCCTGTATTACAAGGTTTTAATTATGAAGGCGGAATGACTTACAGTCCTGAATTTTTAGCTTTGGCATTTTCTTTATCTATTTATACGGCTACATTTACAGCAGAAGCCGTAAGAAGTGGGATAGAAGCCGTTGATAATGGTCAAAAAGAAGCAGCTATTGATTTAGGTCTTAGTAAATATGAAGCCTTAAAATATGTAATTTTACCTCAAGCAATTAGAATCGCTTTACCTCCCATTATTAGCCAATTTTTGAATGTTGTAAAAAACTCATCCTTAGCAACCGCTATTGGTTACCCCGAACTTGTAACCATTTTTTCTGGAACAGCATTAAATCAAACTGGACAAGCAATAGAAATTATTATGATGACTATGAGTGTATATCTAGTCATTAGTTTGATTATATCTCTTGTATTAAATTACGTAAATAAAAAGATGGAAATAAAGGGTAGATAA
- a CDS encoding amino acid ABC transporter substrate-binding protein, which translates to MKKILKMLLPAIAVIGMSASAGTFEKVKKEGVVHCGMSTGFAGFAEMGDDKVWKGFDIDLCRAVAAAVLGDADKLTNHPLTSKERFIALQSGEIDMLARSTTWTFTRDASLGLNFAGVNYYDGQGFLVAKSLGVNDVKELDGATFCMQTGNTTELNIADYFMEHNMKYKSVLYDTDAQVIAGFKAGRCDVITTDQSGLYSKLTVLDKSKFKVLPNIISKEPLGPVVRQGDDRWFNIVKWSLNVMITAEELGITSKNAASLAKTSKNPEIQRILGVNSNLGKMLGLDPKWAYNIITQVGNYGESFEKHLGVNTPLGIKRGVNALWNDGGILYSPPFR; encoded by the coding sequence ATGAAGAAAATATTAAAAATGTTATTACCAGCAATAGCTGTAATTGGAATGAGTGCAAGTGCAGGTACTTTTGAAAAAGTAAAAAAAGAAGGTGTTGTACATTGTGGTATGTCAACTGGTTTTGCTGGTTTCGCTGAAATGGGAGATGACAAAGTTTGGAAAGGTTTTGATATTGACCTTTGTAGAGCAGTTGCAGCAGCAGTATTAGGAGATGCAGATAAATTAACGAATCATCCTTTAACTTCTAAAGAAAGATTCATTGCACTTCAAAGTGGTGAAATTGATATGTTAGCAAGATCAACAACATGGACATTTACTAGAGATGCATCTCTTGGTCTTAACTTTGCTGGAGTCAATTATTATGATGGGCAAGGATTTTTAGTAGCTAAATCACTTGGTGTAAATGATGTAAAAGAATTAGATGGTGCAACTTTTTGTATGCAAACTGGTAATACAACAGAGTTAAACATTGCTGATTATTTTATGGAACATAATATGAAATATAAGTCTGTTTTATACGATACAGATGCACAAGTTATTGCTGGTTTTAAAGCAGGACGTTGTGATGTTATTACAACAGATCAATCAGGATTATATTCTAAATTAACAGTACTTGATAAAAGTAAATTTAAAGTTTTACCAAATATTATCTCAAAAGAACCATTAGGTCCAGTTGTAAGACAGGGTGATGATCGTTGGTTTAATATTGTTAAATGGTCATTAAATGTAATGATTACAGCAGAAGAACTTGGTATTACTTCTAAAAATGCGGCTTCTTTAGCTAAAACTTCTAAAAACCCAGAAATTCAAAGAATTTTAGGTGTTAACAGTAACCTTGGAAAAATGTTAGGTTTAGATCCTAAATGGGCTTATAATATAATTACACAAGTTGGTAACTACGGTGAGTCATTTGAGAAACATTTAGGTGTAAATACACCACTTGGAATCAAAAGAGGCGTAAATGCTTTATGGAACGACGGTGGGATTCTTTATTCTCCTCCCTTTAGATAA
- a CDS encoding VOC family protein: MELETIFNVITTKKVKESVQFYTSMFNFEIVANLDWYVHLKHESSGMELAFMQPNHPSQGAMFKNELNAKGLILSFQVKDAKKEYNLMKNKSIDIEFDLKEEEWGQIHFGMLDPNNISIDIVQHLE; the protein is encoded by the coding sequence ATGGAATTAGAAACAATATTTAATGTTATTACAACAAAAAAAGTAAAAGAATCAGTGCAATTTTATACATCAATGTTCAACTTTGAGATTGTTGCCAACTTAGATTGGTACGTACACCTTAAACATGAGAGTAGTGGAATGGAATTGGCTTTTATGCAGCCAAATCATCCCTCTCAAGGAGCTATGTTTAAAAATGAATTAAACGCCAAAGGTTTGATATTAAGTTTTCAAGTTAAGGATGCTAAAAAAGAGTATAATTTAATGAAAAATAAGAGTATTGATATAGAATTTGATCTTAAAGAAGAAGAATGGGGGCAAATTCATTTTGGAATGTTAGATCCAAATAATATTTCTATCGATATAGTTCAACACTTGGAATAA
- a CDS encoding helix-turn-helix domain-containing protein: protein MNKKRFDTYCESTFKAIIYIQNNIEENIDLSDIAKEAGYSLYHFHRIFKKVIGESLKSYIRRIRLENAAFSLQIQNKSIIDIALDSGFYTPETFSKAFNKYFGKLPSKYKNKVSLYNDSNINSIKKIYFKGRTCIFKRHTGLYTKSGTPYEKNSLWHSILLQSDLKSKNILEYELFGISHDDPSITSEKNIRYDACIAVKNDKKTASLQQQLQEGFYIVAVHQGSFEELIQSYNYLIYSWLKKYNFIMNHKIPPFEQFCNKHIKIYIPIL from the coding sequence ATGAATAAAAAAAGATTTGATACGTATTGTGAGTCTACTTTTAAAGCAATTATTTACATTCAAAATAATATAGAAGAAAACATTGACTTAAGTGATATAGCAAAAGAAGCAGGTTACTCCTTATATCACTTTCACAGAATTTTCAAAAAAGTCATAGGAGAGTCTCTTAAATCTTATATACGACGAATTAGGCTGGAAAATGCAGCCTTTTCTTTACAAATACAAAACAAGAGTATTATTGATATTGCACTTGACAGTGGTTTTTATACTCCTGAAACTTTTTCTAAAGCATTTAATAAATACTTTGGAAAACTTCCTTCTAAATATAAAAATAAAGTATCTTTATACAATGACTCAAATATTAACAGTATTAAAAAAATATATTTTAAAGGAAGAACCTGTATATTTAAGCGTCATACAGGCCTGTACACTAAAAGTGGCACTCCTTATGAAAAGAATTCTCTTTGGCACTCTATACTCTTACAAAGCGATTTAAAATCAAAAAATATATTGGAGTATGAATTATTTGGAATAAGCCATGATGACCCTTCAATCACCAGTGAAAAGAATATAAGATATGACGCTTGTATTGCTGTAAAAAACGATAAAAAAACAGCTTCTTTACAGCAACAACTGCAAGAAGGTTTTTATATTGTAGCTGTTCATCAAGGTAGTTTTGAAGAATTAATTCAAAGTTATAATTATTTGATTTATTCATGGTTAAAAAAATATAACTTTATAATGAACCACAAAATTCCTCCCTTTGAACAATTTTGTAACAAACATATAAAAATTTACATTCCTATCTTATAA
- the nhaA gene encoding Na+/H+ antiporter NhaA produces MKIFAPWEKAFQRIATPFEHFIHAQTTTGLVLAVMTVLALILANSPFSQTYLDFFHINIDFKVGSWALSHSLHHWINDGLMAVFFFIIGLEIKREITAGELSNLKVAILPIIAAIGGMVFPAMIYLYFNYDGAGANGWGIPMATDIAFAISALVLLGKRVPTALVTFLVALAIVDDLGAVLVIALFYTDTINMLALGLAALMFLVMISLNRFGIHAILPYFIVGLLMWFFMLESGVHATIAGVLAALTIPSKPKRAPASFPEDTIKLIKEYEKYPNEENHAMHENQKALIINIKDKIDAIGTPAARLEHGLHLPVALIIIPLFALANAGIAIDFSSLATTVLEPVSLGIIAGLIGGKVLGIFGLSWLAIKLKIAQLPKGSTMSQIFGVSFLGGIGFTMSIFVADLAFINTPELILQAKVGILCASLFAGLFGFLWLKYIAKRV; encoded by the coding sequence ATGAAAATATTTGCACCATGGGAAAAAGCATTTCAAAGAATTGCAACACCCTTTGAACATTTTATACATGCACAAACGACAACGGGTCTTGTACTAGCAGTAATGACAGTTTTGGCTCTTATTCTGGCAAACTCCCCCTTTTCGCAGACATATTTGGATTTTTTTCATATTAATATTGATTTTAAAGTTGGTTCTTGGGCTTTGTCTCATAGCCTTCATCACTGGATTAACGATGGTCTTATGGCTGTATTTTTCTTTATCATTGGGCTTGAAATAAAAAGAGAAATAACAGCAGGAGAATTGTCAAATTTAAAAGTTGCAATCTTACCTATTATTGCAGCTATTGGGGGAATGGTATTTCCTGCTATGATTTATTTATATTTTAATTATGATGGAGCAGGTGCAAATGGCTGGGGAATACCAATGGCTACAGACATTGCTTTTGCCATTAGTGCACTTGTTCTTTTAGGTAAAAGAGTCCCTACTGCACTGGTGACTTTTTTAGTAGCACTTGCAATTGTTGATGATTTAGGAGCTGTTTTAGTCATCGCACTTTTTTATACAGATACTATAAATATGTTAGCTTTAGGATTGGCTGCGCTTATGTTTTTAGTCATGATAAGCTTAAACAGATTCGGAATTCATGCCATTTTGCCTTATTTTATTGTGGGATTACTTATGTGGTTTTTCATGCTGGAATCTGGGGTTCATGCCACGATTGCTGGGGTTTTAGCAGCTCTTACTATTCCTTCTAAACCCAAAAGAGCTCCCGCGTCATTTCCAGAAGATACAATAAAACTTATAAAAGAGTATGAAAAATATCCGAATGAAGAAAATCACGCCATGCATGAAAATCAAAAAGCGCTGATTATCAATATAAAAGATAAAATAGATGCAATAGGAACTCCAGCAGCAAGACTTGAACATGGCCTTCATCTGCCAGTTGCACTTATTATTATTCCTCTTTTTGCTTTAGCAAATGCGGGGATAGCCATTGATTTTTCCTCTCTTGCTACTACCGTTTTAGAACCCGTATCTCTTGGAATTATTGCAGGGCTAATAGGAGGAAAAGTACTTGGAATATTTGGTTTATCTTGGCTTGCTATAAAACTAAAAATTGCACAACTACCAAAAGGAAGCACTATGAGTCAAATATTTGGGGTGTCTTTTTTAGGTGGTATTGGTTTTACAATGTCTATTTTTGTGGCAGATTTAGCTTTTATAAACACTCCTGAGCTAATCTTACAAGCAAAAGTCGGAATACTTTGTGCTTCTTTATTTGCTGGATTATTTGGTTTTCTTTGGTTAAAGTATATTGCAAAGAGGGTATAA
- a CDS encoding response regulator transcription factor, which translates to MKKVLLVEDDLVLQKLISEYLEEYSYLCSAFSNPVEALQTFRDNPDDFTIAILDLGLPNMDGFDLFKKLKQIKDIPIIISTARDDIGNKIYGYELGTDDYLSKPYEPRELVLRIEATLKRYNKSASLKIHDLSIDISSSRVFLNTLEIEFTKIEKEIFLLFINNLNKIFSREDIVNQSSLKHDTKNRTVDMHISNIRYKIDDNSKKPKYIKSIWGIGYKFFYDN; encoded by the coding sequence ATGAAAAAAGTACTGCTCGTTGAAGATGACTTAGTTTTACAAAAGTTAATAAGTGAATATCTGGAAGAATACAGTTATTTATGCAGTGCGTTCTCAAATCCAGTAGAAGCATTACAAACATTTAGAGACAATCCAGATGATTTTACTATTGCAATACTGGATTTAGGACTTCCTAATATGGATGGTTTTGATTTGTTTAAAAAATTAAAACAAATAAAAGACATTCCCATCATCATCTCAACAGCAAGAGATGATATAGGAAATAAAATCTATGGTTATGAGTTAGGAACCGATGATTATCTCTCAAAACCCTATGAACCAAGAGAATTAGTACTTAGAATTGAAGCCACCTTAAAAAGATACAATAAATCAGCATCTCTTAAAATACATGATTTAAGTATTGATATAAGCAGCTCAAGAGTTTTTTTAAATACGCTTGAAATTGAGTTTACCAAAATTGAAAAAGAAATCTTTTTATTATTTATCAATAATCTAAATAAAATCTTCTCAAGAGAAGATATAGTAAACCAAAGCTCCCTTAAACACGATACTAAAAACAGAACAGTAGATATGCATATAAGTAATATTAGATATAAGATTGATGACAATTCAAAAAAACCTAAGTATATAAAATCTATTTGGGGTATTGGGTATAAGTTTTTTTATGACAATTAG
- a CDS encoding HAMP domain-containing histidine kinase, giving the protein MTIRKQLFISFALILIIVAFIIGVFFYTIYKLNSINSQQNHRYDQLIRVKKLSEFNNSYSWIVLDVITDFDKIQIVKLRIKKANALFKNLNSLKTTIINNSESQEEKKNLLLIFTYFEEMQIMIKDDLYTLVLKKNSDFNVFNKKFENIYINTQKVLALEINYLKNKLTQTQDLRDAFLDTIKLELLVVFVILFLLSFVISSKIISEIKEKLYRLNQGVLQLFKNGEKTIKVDIGENNELYEITKNLNSYLEKQADIIHSREELLRNISHELKTPIAKAKFMLAKIKNTEDKQTFKDINTIFYDIEMLTSKLLEREKLNFAVLKRSNFKASSLILKSLSKLLIEDESKIKVNIKNDFNIEADFYYLSLALKNLLDNAIKYAKDFPIIIESYENTIYVKNISNELLNDLIYYLQPFTREENQQQGHGLGLNIVSKILELHSFDLEYTHKDSYNIFSISFK; this is encoded by the coding sequence ATGACAATTAGAAAACAACTCTTTATCTCTTTTGCTTTAATATTAATAATTGTTGCTTTTATTATTGGCGTTTTTTTCTATACTATTTATAAACTAAACAGCATCAACTCCCAACAAAATCATCGTTATGACCAACTAATAAGAGTAAAAAAGTTAAGTGAGTTTAACAACTCTTATTCGTGGATAGTGCTTGATGTGATAACTGATTTTGACAAAATACAAATAGTAAAACTAAGAATTAAAAAAGCCAACGCGCTTTTTAAAAACCTAAACTCTTTAAAAACTACAATTATAAATAATTCAGAATCACAAGAAGAAAAAAAGAATTTGCTTTTGATTTTTACGTATTTTGAAGAAATGCAAATAATGATAAAAGATGATTTATATACATTAGTACTTAAGAAAAACAGTGACTTTAACGTTTTTAACAAAAAGTTTGAAAACATATATATAAATACACAAAAAGTACTCGCGCTAGAAATAAACTATCTAAAAAATAAACTAACACAAACACAAGATTTAAGAGATGCCTTTCTTGATACTATAAAACTTGAATTACTCGTTGTTTTTGTTATCTTGTTTTTACTTTCTTTTGTTATTTCTTCAAAAATCATAAGCGAGATAAAAGAGAAATTATACAGACTCAATCAAGGTGTATTGCAACTTTTTAAAAATGGAGAAAAAACGATCAAAGTAGATATTGGAGAAAACAATGAACTTTATGAAATCACCAAAAATCTTAATTCTTATTTAGAAAAACAAGCAGATATTATTCATTCAAGAGAAGAGCTATTAAGAAACATAAGTCATGAGCTAAAAACCCCAATAGCCAAAGCAAAGTTTATGCTTGCGAAAATTAAGAATACAGAAGATAAACAGACATTTAAGGATATAAATACCATTTTCTATGATATTGAAATGCTTACTTCAAAACTCTTAGAAAGAGAGAAACTAAACTTTGCTGTTTTAAAAAGAAGTAATTTTAAAGCAAGTTCTTTGATTCTTAAGTCTTTATCCAAGCTTTTAATTGAAGATGAAAGCAAAATAAAAGTAAACATCAAAAATGATTTTAATATTGAAGCAGATTTTTATTACCTCAGCCTTGCACTAAAAAACTTGCTTGACAATGCCATAAAATATGCGAAAGATTTTCCTATTATAATAGAGAGTTATGAGAATACTATTTATGTCAAAAATATTTCAAATGAACTTTTAAATGATTTAATATACTATCTCCAACCTTTTACAAGAGAAGAAAACCAGCAACAAGGCCATGGTTTAGGCTTAAATATTGTTAGTAAAATTTTAGAATTACATAGTTTTGATTTAGAATATACGCATAAAGATAGCTACAATATATTTTCTATATCCTTTAAATAA
- a CDS encoding PAS domain-containing protein, with product MIIDNNFPYIDEYVELIPDLVFIKNIKGEYTHFNKIFLDFIKKNRTDVLNKTDFELFDTLNAEKFNKIDQDIITEGKIRRYEESFLKENGEYSFFNTSKETIYNNKNEKLGLFCIARNITEKKQYEIIYEDNEKLLSSLAIERKLETILLSIIFLAEKRSPKILCSILLLDEEKKHLSKGFAPSLPAFYNEAIEGVEIGEKIGSCGAAAYKKERVIVEDINSHENWAAFLELTQKANLHACWSEPILSSNKEILGTFAIYNNSPKAPSSFELKLISSYANLASIAIEKELTYRALEKTNKQLGESEILLKNILATIPDMLWLKDKEGVYLACNPEFELFFGKKENQIIGKTDYDFVKKELADSFRFHDKRAMNSQEALINEEWITYFKSNKTVLLETTKKALFNDKGEVAGVLGIGHDITNRKEQDDIILQQSKMASMGEMIGNIAHQWRQPLSIVSTCATGLMLRQETDMLSKEIIVEYCNIINNNAQYLSKTIDDFRNFSSSRREKSNFNFSENIKTFLNLISSLNIEHKIEIITNLDDSIMYYGSANELIQCYMNLFSNAKDAFSSCKNQKYLFITTYLEDNRIHITFKDNGKGFQESIIKRVFEPYFTTKHQLQGTGIGLSMTYNLIVEGMMGSIRASNEEYKYKEKTLSGAQIHISIPL from the coding sequence ATGATTATAGATAATAACTTCCCATATATTGATGAGTATGTTGAACTCATACCAGACTTAGTATTTATTAAGAATATTAAGGGAGAATATACACATTTTAATAAAATATTTTTAGATTTTATTAAAAAAAACAGAACAGATGTTTTAAATAAAACAGATTTTGAATTATTTGATACTCTTAATGCAGAAAAATTTAATAAAATAGATCAAGATATTATTACAGAGGGAAAAATAAGAAGATACGAAGAATCATTTTTGAAAGAAAATGGTGAGTATTCCTTTTTTAATACATCAAAAGAGACTATTTATAATAATAAAAATGAAAAACTGGGGCTCTTTTGTATAGCAAGAAATATCACAGAAAAAAAACAATATGAAATAATTTATGAAGACAATGAAAAACTTCTTTCTTCCCTTGCAATTGAGCGTAAGTTAGAAACAATTCTTCTTAGTATTATATTTTTAGCTGAAAAAAGAAGTCCCAAAATACTTTGTTCTATTCTTTTATTAGATGAAGAAAAAAAACATCTAAGTAAAGGTTTTGCACCCAGTTTGCCTGCTTTTTATAATGAAGCGATTGAAGGGGTTGAAATTGGAGAAAAAATAGGTTCTTGTGGCGCAGCTGCTTATAAAAAAGAGCGTGTTATTGTAGAAGATATTAACAGCCACGAAAACTGGGCAGCATTTTTGGAATTAACCCAAAAAGCGAATCTTCATGCTTGTTGGTCTGAGCCAATTTTATCTTCTAATAAAGAAATATTAGGAACCTTTGCTATTTATAATAACAGCCCCAAAGCACCTAGTTCCTTTGAACTGAAATTGATTTCTTCTTATGCCAACCTAGCCTCCATTGCAATTGAAAAAGAGCTTACGTATAGAGCATTAGAGAAAACAAACAAACAATTAGGCGAGAGTGAAATACTGCTTAAGAATATTCTTGCAACTATTCCAGACATGTTGTGGTTAAAAGATAAAGAAGGTGTATATCTGGCTTGTAATCCTGAATTTGAGCTCTTTTTTGGTAAAAAAGAGAATCAAATTATTGGAAAAACAGATTATGATTTTGTAAAAAAAGAGCTTGCAGATTCTTTTAGATTCCATGATAAAAGAGCAATGAATTCACAAGAAGCATTAATTAATGAAGAGTGGATTACTTATTTCAAAAGCAATAAAACAGTTCTTTTAGAAACTACAAAAAAAGCATTATTTAACGATAAAGGAGAAGTTGCTGGTGTTTTAGGCATTGGTCATGATATTACGAATAGAAAAGAACAAGATGATATTATCCTTCAACAATCAAAAATGGCTTCTATGGGAGAAATGATTGGTAATATAGCACATCAATGGAGACAGCCTTTATCAATAGTCTCAACCTGCGCAACGGGTTTAATGCTTAGACAAGAAACAGATATGTTAAGCAAAGAAATTATTGTAGAGTATTGTAATATTATTAATAATAATGCACAATACTTATCTAAAACGATTGATGACTTTCGAAACTTTAGTTCTTCACGAAGAGAAAAGAGTAATTTTAACTTTTCAGAAAATATAAAAACATTTTTAAATTTAATTTCTTCTTTAAATATTGAACATAAAATTGAAATAATAACTAACTTAGATGATTCAATTATGTATTATGGTTCAGCAAATGAACTTATTCAATGTTATATGAATCTTTTCTCCAATGCAAAGGATGCTTTTTCTTCTTGTAAAAATCAAAAATACCTTTTTATTACAACATATTTAGAAGATAATAGGATACATATAACGTTTAAAGACAATGGCAAAGGTTTTCAAGAGAGTATTATAAAAAGAGTTTTTGAACCTTATTTTACAACCAAACATCAGCTTCAAGGAACGGGTATAGGATTAAGTATGACCTATAATTTAATAGTTGAAGGAATGATGGGTTCTATTAGGGCAAGTAATGAAGAGTATAAATATAAAGAAAAAACATTAAGCGGGGCTCAAATACATATCTCCATCCCTTTGTAA
- a CDS encoding LruC domain-containing protein encodes MKKLILYLVLIITILESRDFIPSQDDPTWNYQFDTYTKYSGQGAGIKDENITTAPFSIDENILNTFLYALPESSQANIDHPEYFPANEPEIALDQKADAFVTFYSEGAGYKNTLGYYTYDGDTGRTAPSSVDELKEHGKIIFPNTSFVDSGGQMYYGLTVSLGEFEANTKFIFFIVSNGWTGTGIRDTDWIFSTKSDLNLEYDPDSILEVPNHKHVALLWSNVGAGNILLMGFEDILRTHASCDHDFNDVLFSFATNPMNALVEENGSFSVAPVEADSDNDGVSDAFDEFINDPERAYTTYYPNQNDKATIMYEDMWPKEGDYDMNDLSIEIQIVEIKDSLNKIKEIQFDSRLKTNGAAYKNGFAIQINSPMNNIESSEFFIDGIKLETNLIADEENTIITFFTDAVKEFKKTDSYYDFAIGDKFGCNDPYNRFINVCLNRVQVSSPNITGSIIFINSVDLISPPYNPFLIVNNGVLAYNEVHLPNYMPTSLAPTHLFNTMHDASNLNLNITYKTSSDKPWALLIPRSFAYPLERKNISNVYKYYNAWVNSGGEEYSDWYLHNKVDEEDKLYANPDLIYLEQ; translated from the coding sequence ATGAAAAAACTAATTTTATATCTTGTTTTAATAATAACAATCTTAGAAAGTAGAGATTTTATTCCCTCACAAGATGATCCTACGTGGAATTATCAATTTGATACGTATACAAAATATTCTGGGCAAGGAGCAGGGATTAAAGATGAAAATATTACCACTGCCCCCTTTTCTATTGATGAAAATATTCTAAATACTTTTTTGTATGCTTTGCCAGAAAGTTCTCAAGCAAATATTGACCATCCTGAGTATTTTCCAGCAAATGAACCTGAAATAGCACTTGACCAAAAAGCAGATGCTTTTGTAACATTCTACTCAGAAGGTGCGGGCTATAAAAATACGCTGGGATATTATACTTATGATGGAGATACAGGAAGAACTGCTCCAAGCTCGGTTGATGAACTAAAAGAACATGGAAAGATTATTTTTCCCAATACCTCTTTTGTTGATAGTGGGGGTCAAATGTATTATGGGCTTACCGTCTCTTTAGGTGAGTTTGAAGCAAATACAAAATTCATATTTTTTATCGTATCAAATGGCTGGACAGGTACAGGAATCAGAGATACCGACTGGATATTTTCTACAAAATCTGATTTAAATTTAGAATATGATCCCGATTCAATACTGGAAGTACCCAATCATAAACATGTTGCCTTATTATGGAGCAATGTCGGAGCTGGAAATATTTTGCTTATGGGCTTTGAAGATATTTTAAGAACACATGCTAGTTGTGATCATGACTTTAACGATGTTTTATTTTCATTTGCAACAAATCCAATGAATGCACTCGTAGAAGAAAATGGTAGTTTCTCTGTAGCTCCTGTAGAAGCAGATAGTGACAATGATGGAGTAAGTGATGCATTTGATGAGTTTATTAATGACCCAGAACGAGCCTATACCACTTATTATCCAAATCAAAATGACAAAGCAACTATTATGTACGAAGATATGTGGCCTAAAGAAGGTGATTATGATATGAATGACCTTAGCATCGAAATACAAATAGTGGAGATTAAAGACAGTCTGAATAAAATAAAAGAAATACAATTTGATAGCAGACTAAAAACCAATGGCGCAGCATATAAAAATGGTTTTGCCATACAAATAAACAGTCCTATGAATAATATTGAAAGCTCAGAGTTTTTTATAGACGGTATTAAATTAGAAACGAATCTTATAGCTGATGAAGAGAATACTATTATTACTTTTTTTACCGATGCAGTAAAAGAGTTTAAAAAAACAGACAGTTATTATGATTTTGCTATAGGTGATAAATTTGGCTGTAATGACCCCTATAATAGATTTATCAATGTCTGTTTAAACAGAGTACAAGTATCCAGTCCCAATATTACAGGCTCTATTATATTTATAAATTCAGTTGATTTAATTAGCCCACCTTATAACCCGTTTTTGATTGTCAATAATGGCGTGTTAGCATACAATGAAGTGCATTTGCCAAATTATATGCCAACTTCTTTAGCACCTACCCATCTGTTTAATACCATGCATGATGCGTCTAATTTAAATCTAAACATTACGTATAAAACCTCATCGGATAAACCATGGGCTCTTTTAATTCCAAGGTCTTTTGCTTATCCTCTTGAAAGAAAGAATATATCTAATGTATATAAGTATTATAATGCCTGGGTAAATAGTGGGGGAGAAGAGTATTCTGATTGGTATTTACATAATAAAGTGGATGAAGAAGATAAACTTTATGCCAATCCTGATTTAATTTATCTTGAACAATAA